The DNA window ACTGACCAGGCAAGATCTCTGTCCTAGAAAAAGTGCCAGCAGTGACTCCAGTCAGAGGGGCAGCCATGGAGACACACACGTCCAAAGGCTATCCCCCACAGTGAATCCTGCTCTCAACCCAACCAGGGCTCCTAAAGCCAGCCGGCCACCTAAAATGAGAAATCGTCCAACCCCCCGAGTGACTGTGTCAAAGGACAGGCAGAGCTTTGGGCCAATTATGGTGTATCAGACCAAGTCTCCTGTGGCCCTCACTTGTCCTAGCAGCTGTGTCTGCACCTCTCAGAGTTCTGACAATGGTCTAAATGTTAATTGCCAAGAAAGGAAGTTCACTAACATCTCTGACTTGCAGCCCAAACCTACCAGTCCAAAGAAGCTTTACCTAACAGGGAATTATCTTCAAACAGTCTATAAGAATGACCTCTTAGAATACAGTTCATTGGATCTGTTGCACTTAGGAAACAACAGGATTGCAGTCATTCAGGAAGGTGCCTTTACAAACCTGACCAGTTTACGCAGACTTTATCTAAATGGCAATTACCTTGAAGTGCTGTATCCTTCTATGTTTGATGGACTGCAGAGCTTGCAGTATCTCTATTTAGAGTATAATGTCATTAAGGAAATTAAGCCACTGACCTTTGATGCTTTGATTAACCTACAGCTTCTGTTTCTGAATAACAACCTGCTTCGGTCCTTACCTGATAATATATTTGGGGGCACAGCTCTCACTAGGCTGAATCTGAGAAACAACCATTTTTCACACCTGCCTGTGAAAGGGGTTCTGgaccagcttccagcttttatccAGATAGATCTACAAGAAAATCCATGGGACTGCACCTGTGACATCATGGGCCTGAAGGACTGGACTGAACATGCCAATTCTCCTGTCATCATCAATGAGGTGACTTGTGAGTCTCCTGCTAAGCATGCAGGGGAGATACTGAAGTTTCTAGGAAGGGAAGCTATTTGTCCAGATAATCCTAACTTGTCAGATGGGACAATTTTATCAATGAATCACAACACAGACACACCTCGTTCGCTTAGTGTGTCTCCCAGTTCCTATCCTGAACTACACACAGAAGTTCCACTTTCCGTCTTAATTTTAGGATTGCTTGTTGTTTTTATCCTGTCCGTCTGTTTTGGGGCAGGGTTGTTTGTCTTTGTCCTGAAACGCCGAAAGGGAGTCCCAAGTGTTCCCAGGAGTGCCACCAACTTAGACGTAAGTTCCTTCCAATTACAGTATGGGTCCTACAACACTGAGACTAATGATAAAACTGATGGTCATGTCTATAACTACATCCCCCCACCCGTGGGTCAGATGTGCCAAAACCCCATCTACATGCAGAAGGAAGGAGACCCAGTAGCCTATTACCGAAACCTGCAAGAGTTCAGCTACGGCAAcctggaggagaagaaagaagagccaGCCACGCTTGCTTACACAATAAGTGCCACCGAGCTGCTAGAAAAGCAGGCCACACCACGAGAACCAGAGCTGCTCTATCAAAATATTGCTGAGCGAGTCAAGGAACTCCCCAGTGCAGGCCTTGTCACCTATAACTTTTGTACCTTACCTAAAAGGCAGTTTGCCCCTTCATATGAATCTCGACGCCAAAATCAAGACAGAATCAATAAAACCGTTTTATATGGAACTCCCAGGAAATGCTTTGTGGGGCAGTCAAAGCCAGACCACCCTTTACTGCAAGCTAAGCCACAATCAGAACCAGACTACCTCGAAGTTCTGGAAAAACAAACTGCAATCAGTCAGCTGTGAAGGGAAATCATTTACAAGCCAGTAGCATCAAAAGATGCTGCTAACTGGTGGAAGGCCTGCATCTGCTTTCCTGCTGGTTTGTGTTCTCCCTGTCCCATGGTGATGGGAGCCTTCAGAAAATGTTTGGGAGATAAAGTGAAGCAATGATACTTGTCTTGCAAGTGttcctttaaattatttctctcttactctcccaCCCCTACTCCCCCAACCCCTCTCTTCTTAGGAACCATCAGTGAACATGAATGTTTCTACAatgcattttttatgttttgtttattgccttgtttctgttttcttttttttttttccagtgtgggAGTGGAAAGAGGAGATTATAATGAACAAAGGAGGAGTAG is part of the Jaculus jaculus isolate mJacJac1 chromosome X, mJacJac1.mat.Y.cur, whole genome shotgun sequence genome and encodes:
- the Slitrk2 gene encoding SLIT and NTRK-like protein 2; amino-acid sequence: MLSGIWFLSVLTVAGILQTDSRKTAKDICKIRCLCEEKENVLNINCENKGFTTVSLLQPPQYRIYQLFLNGNLLTRLYPNEFVNYSNAVTLHLGNNGLQEIRPGAFSGLKTLKRLHLNNNKLEVLREDTFLGLESLEYLQADYNYISTIEAGAFSKLNKLKVLILNDNLLLSLPSNVFRFVLLTHLDLRGNRLKVMPFAGVLEHIGGIMEIQLEENPWNCTCDLLPLKAWLDTITVFVGEIVCETPFRLHGKDVTQLTRQDLCPRKSASSDSSQRGSHGDTHVQRLSPTVNPALNPTRAPKASRPPKMRNRPTPRVTVSKDRQSFGPIMVYQTKSPVALTCPSSCVCTSQSSDNGLNVNCQERKFTNISDLQPKPTSPKKLYLTGNYLQTVYKNDLLEYSSLDLLHLGNNRIAVIQEGAFTNLTSLRRLYLNGNYLEVLYPSMFDGLQSLQYLYLEYNVIKEIKPLTFDALINLQLLFLNNNLLRSLPDNIFGGTALTRLNLRNNHFSHLPVKGVLDQLPAFIQIDLQENPWDCTCDIMGLKDWTEHANSPVIINEVTCESPAKHAGEILKFLGREAICPDNPNLSDGTILSMNHNTDTPRSLSVSPSSYPELHTEVPLSVLILGLLVVFILSVCFGAGLFVFVLKRRKGVPSVPRSATNLDVSSFQLQYGSYNTETNDKTDGHVYNYIPPPVGQMCQNPIYMQKEGDPVAYYRNLQEFSYGNLEEKKEEPATLAYTISATELLEKQATPREPELLYQNIAERVKELPSAGLVTYNFCTLPKRQFAPSYESRRQNQDRINKTVLYGTPRKCFVGQSKPDHPLLQAKPQSEPDYLEVLEKQTAISQL